Below is a genomic region from Xylophilus sp. GW821-FHT01B05.
GATACCCAGGTCGTGCTGTTTGACTCGGCCAAGGCCGGCACCACCGCCTTTGGCGCCAGCGACTACAAGTTCCCGATCTACCAGGCGCAGTTCCGCAAGGTGGCGGCCATCGCCGCCGACAGCAGCAAGACCACCATCTTCGCCAACCACCACCCGATCCTGGCCTTCGCGCCCATCGCAGGCGGTGCGCCGGCGGCCGGCAACGCCGGGCTGCAGGCGGTGATGAAATCGCTCTACCCCACGGCCTACTACCCGGATGGCGTGAAGATCGCGCTGCACGGCCACGTGCATGACTTCCAGGCGCTCAACTTCAGCAGCGCGCACCCGGCCACCTTCGTCACCGGCAACGGCGGCGACAACGTGGACGTGAGCCTGCCCGACCCGTTCCCGGCCAACACCACGCCGGCACCAGGCGTGGTGCTGGACCGCATCACCCACACCAACACCTTCGGCTTCATGATGATGGAGCGCAGCGGCAGCAACTGGCTCTACAAGGCCTACACCAAGGACGGCAAGCTGCTGACCACCTGCGTGCCTGCGGGCTCCAAGATCAGTTGCGACAAGACCGGCTTCCTGGCGCCATGAAGCGCTGCGCCGCCGTGCTGCTGTCAGCCCTGGCCGCCGCCATGGCGCTGGCGCAGCCGGCGCTGGTGGGCCATGTCGGCGACACGCCGCAGTACGCGGCCATCGTCCCGGCGGCGCGGCCGCTGGCGGTGCCCGCGCCCGAGCGCGTGGCGCTGGGCCGCCAGCTGTTCCTGGACACGCGGCTGTCACAGCCGCAGGGCACCAGCTGCGCCAGTTGCCACGACCCGGCCAAGGCCTTCAGCAGCTTCAACGGCGGGCGCGACGGCGTGGCCAGCGGCAGCCTGCGCGAGCGGCTGGGCACGCGCAACCCGCCCTCGCTGACCTACGCGCGCTACCTGCCGCCGCTCTACTTCTACCAGGACGACGATGCGCAGGTGCCCGCGCCCTTCGGCGGCCTGATGCTCGACGGCCGCGCCGACACACTCGCGGCCCAGGTGCGCGAGCCCCTGCTGGCGCGCCACGAGATGAACCTGGGCACGCCGCAAGCCGCCGCCCAGCGCCTGCGCGCCAGCGGCTACGAGGCCGCGTTCGAGGCGCAGTTCGGCGCCGGCGTGCTGCGCGACCCGCAGCGCGCGCTGCAGGCCTTTGGCAGCAGCCTGGAGGCCTATCTGCAGAGCGACGAGCTGTCGCCCTTTGATTCACGCTTCGACGATCTGCTGCGCGGCAAGCCCGCCCTTACGCCGCTGGAGCTGCGCGGCCTGGCCGTGTTCCGCAGCCCGGACCAGGGCAACTGCGCCTCGTGCCACAGCGTGAGCGTCACCTCCAGCAACCCGGCGCGCTCGCTGTTCACCGACTTCGGCTACGAGGCGCTGGGCGTGCCGCGCAACCGCAAGCTGCCGGCCAACACGCGCGCCGACGCCTTCGACCTGGGCCTGTGCCGCACCGCCGAGCAGCGCCACTGGCCCGACAGCGAGGCCTGGTGCGGCTACTTCCGCACGCCCAGCCTGCGCAACGTGGCGGTGCGCAGCCGCTTCATGCACAACGGCGTGTTCGACTCGCTGCGCGACGCGGTGCGCTTCTACGCCACGCGCTCCACCAACCCGGCCGACTGGTACGGCCGCCATGCGGTGTTCGACGACCTGCCACCCGCGCTGCGCGGCAACGTCAACATCGTCTCGACCCCGCTCAACCGCCGCGCCGGCAGCACGCCGGCGATGAGCGAAGAGGACATCGATGCCGTGGTCGCCTTCCTGGGCACGCTGACCGACCAGCGCTACGCCAAGCCGCTGCCGCGCTGAGCCGCGGCGCGCGGTCAGCCCGCGGGCCGCTGCGTGTCGAACAGGGTCTTCAACTCGCGCGGCTGCGAGCGCCAGTACTGCGGCGGCGCTGCCACCTGGGCGCCGAGCTGCGCCGCTGCATGCCAGGGCCAGCGCGGGTCGTAGAGCATGGCGCGCGCCAGCGACACCATGTCGGCCTCGCCGGCCTGCAGGATCGCCTCGGCCTGCTGCGGCTCGGTGATCAGGCCCACCGCCAGCGTCGGCAGGCCGGTCTCGGCGCGGATGCGCGCCGCAAACGGCACCTGGTAGCCCGGCGCCAGCGCAATCTGCTGCTGCGGCGACAGCCCACCGCTGGACACGTCGATGAAGGCGCAGCCACGTGCCGCCAGCGCCCGGGCCAGCACCACGCTCTGCTCCAGGTCCCAGCCGCCCGCCACCCAGTCGGTGGCCGAGATGCGCACGCCCACCGGCAGCGCCTGCGGCACGGCGGCGCGCACTGCATCAAACACCTGCAGCGGAAAGCGCAGCCGGTTCTCCAGCGTGCCGCCGTAGCTGTCGGTGCGCTGGTTGGACAGCGGCGACAAGAACTGGTGCAGCAGGTAGCCGTGCGCGGCATGCAGCTCGATCGCGTCGAAGCCCAGCCGGTGGGCGCGCTGCGCGGCCTGCACGAAGGCCTGCTGCACGCGCTGCAGCCCGGCGGCATCGAGCGCCGTGGGCGCTACCGCATCCGGGGTGAAGGGCAGCGCCGAGGGCGCCACGGTCTGCCAGCCGCCGGGCGCGTCGGGCGCGATCTGCGTGCCGCCCTCCCAGGGCGCGCGGGTGGAGGCCTTGCGCCCGGCGTGCGCGAGCTGGATGGCGAGCCGGATCGGCGCATGCTGGCGCACCGCCTGCACCACGCGCGCCAGCGCCGCCTCGGTGGCATCGGAGTACAGGCCCAGATCGGCCGGCGAGATGCGGCCCTCGGGCTCGACCGCCGCCGCCTCGGTGAACAGCACGGCCGCGCCGGACAGCGCGAGATGCCCCAGGTGCAGCAAATGCCAGTCGGTGGCAGCGCCGTCCTCGGCGGAGTACTGGCACATCGGCGCGATGGCGATGCGGTTGGGCAAGGGCAACGCGCCCCAGGCGTAGGGTGTAAAGAGCAGGCTCATGGGCTGTCTTGTAGCAGAGCCCGCCCGGACGTGCTGGCCTCGGGAATAATGGCGCCGCCCCACACACACCGGCCGCACGGCGGCCATCACCATGTCCAGCATCACCCTGCGCTTTCTTGCAGAGCCCAATACCGTCAATTTCGGCGGCAAGGTCCATGGCGGCACCGTCATGAAATGGATCGACGAGGCCGGCTACGCCTGTGCCACCAGTTGGGCCAAGCGCTACTGCATCACCGTATCCGTGGGCAACATCCGCTTCCACCGGCCGATCATGATTGGCGACCTGGTCGAGGTCGAAGCCCGGCTGGCCTACACCGGCCGCACCAGCATGAACATCGCGGTGGAGGTGCGCAGCGGCGACATGAAGAGCGGCTCGATGGAGAAGACGACCGAATGCCTGATCGTCTTCGTCTCGGTCGACTCGCATGGCCGGCCTATTCCCGTTGACACCTGGAACCCCGAAACCCCGGGCGACATCGCGCTGGCCCAGCGCTCGCGCGCGCAGCTGGATGCGCTACGCGATCTTTAACTATCTTTTTTATAGCTAATAGCCCAAGCCCCGCCTGGGTTACAGCCACTTTTTCTTTAAATTTCCTGCTGCGCGGCCTGCAACAAGTCGCGCGTGCGCAGCGCCTCGCGCCGCGCCGCATCGGCAAAGTCCGCGCCAGACGAGGCATAGAGGATGGCGCGCGACGAGCTCACCGCAATCGGCGCGTCGCTGCGCCAGCCGGCGCGCACGGTGGCGGTGGCGTCACCGCCCTGCGCGCCAATGCCCGGGATCAGAAACGGCACGGTCGGCGCCAGGGCGCGCACGCGCTCGATCTCGGCCGGATAGGTGGCGCCCACCACCAGGCCGAGCTGGCCGTTGCGGTTCCACGGCCCCTGCACCAGGCGCGCCACGTGTTCGTACAGCAGCGGCTCGCCGGGCAGGCCCGCCAGGCGCTGGTTCTGCAGGTCGTCGCCGCCCGGGTTGGAGGTGCGACACAGCAGGAAGGCGCCCTTGTCCGGGTATCGCAGATAAGGCTCGACCGAATCAAAGCCCATGAAGGGCGAGAGTGTGACGGCGTCGGCCTGGTAGCGCTCGAAGGCTTCCTTGGCGTATT
It encodes:
- the pyrF gene encoding orotidine-5'-phosphate decarboxylase, with translation MTFIDKLRAAERRHGSLLCIGLDPEPARFPGAWQGDPSKIYDFCVAIAEATADLAIAFKPQIAYFAAHRAEDQLEHLIATLKRIAPEVPVILDAKRGDIGSTAEQYAKEAFERYQADAVTLSPFMGFDSVEPYLRYPDKGAFLLCRTSNPGGDDLQNQRLAGLPGEPLLYEHVARLVQGPWNRNGQLGLVVGATYPAEIERVRALAPTVPFLIPGIGAQGGDATATVRAGWRSDAPIAVSSSRAILYASSGADFADAARREALRTRDLLQAAQQEI
- a CDS encoding cytochrome c peroxidase produces the protein MKRCAAVLLSALAAAMALAQPALVGHVGDTPQYAAIVPAARPLAVPAPERVALGRQLFLDTRLSQPQGTSCASCHDPAKAFSSFNGGRDGVASGSLRERLGTRNPPSLTYARYLPPLYFYQDDDAQVPAPFGGLMLDGRADTLAAQVREPLLARHEMNLGTPQAAAQRLRASGYEAAFEAQFGAGVLRDPQRALQAFGSSLEAYLQSDELSPFDSRFDDLLRGKPALTPLELRGLAVFRSPDQGNCASCHSVSVTSSNPARSLFTDFGYEALGVPRNRKLPANTRADAFDLGLCRTAEQRHWPDSEAWCGYFRTPSLRNVAVRSRFMHNGVFDSLRDAVRFYATRSTNPADWYGRHAVFDDLPPALRGNVNIVSTPLNRRAGSTPAMSEEDIDAVVAFLGTLTDQRYAKPLPR
- a CDS encoding acyl-CoA thioesterase translates to MSSITLRFLAEPNTVNFGGKVHGGTVMKWIDEAGYACATSWAKRYCITVSVGNIRFHRPIMIGDLVEVEARLAYTGRTSMNIAVEVRSGDMKSGSMEKTTECLIVFVSVDSHGRPIPVDTWNPETPGDIALAQRSRAQLDALRDL
- a CDS encoding NADH:flavin oxidoreductase/NADH oxidase, yielding MSLLFTPYAWGALPLPNRIAIAPMCQYSAEDGAATDWHLLHLGHLALSGAAVLFTEAAAVEPEGRISPADLGLYSDATEAALARVVQAVRQHAPIRLAIQLAHAGRKASTRAPWEGGTQIAPDAPGGWQTVAPSALPFTPDAVAPTALDAAGLQRVQQAFVQAAQRAHRLGFDAIELHAAHGYLLHQFLSPLSNQRTDSYGGTLENRLRFPLQVFDAVRAAVPQALPVGVRISATDWVAGGWDLEQSVVLARALAARGCAFIDVSSGGLSPQQQIALAPGYQVPFAARIRAETGLPTLAVGLITEPQQAEAILQAGEADMVSLARAMLYDPRWPWHAAAQLGAQVAAPPQYWRSQPRELKTLFDTQRPAG